One Alnus glutinosa chromosome 3, dhAlnGlut1.1, whole genome shotgun sequence genomic region harbors:
- the LOC133864637 gene encoding protein YELLOW LEAF 1, choloroplastic-like isoform X2, with protein sequence MSIMMARNLATLPLLAPGGACMRFQPSDYSRARLQIAKSGIRLSKPFSHIDRRRPSTCSTQMQSTSVICQAASNARNAAATAGQTQTVTRKAPTITRIPGKEKSPKLYDGGSGFPPYHDGGSGGGGGGGGDKPSGGWILFALLGVLGFLKDKEIQWRNRKDEG encoded by the exons ATGTCGATCATGATGGCTAGGAACCTTGCCACATTACCTCTATTAGCACCAG GTGGGGCCTGCATGCGGTTTCAACCTTCAGATTATAGCAGGGCACGTCTTCAAATTGCTAAATCTGGAATCAGGCTTTCCAAGCCATTCTCACATATTGATAGAAGAAGGCCCAGCACGTGTTCCACTCAAATGCAGTCTACTTCTGTTATTTGTCAAGCTGCTTCG AATGCAAGAAACGCTGCTGCTACTGCAGGCCAAACCCAAACTGTTACACGGAAGGCTCCAACAATTACTAGGATTCCTG gCAAGGAGAAGTCACCAAAACTCTATGATGGTGGATCTGGTTTCCCACCCTATCATGACGGTGGTAGTGGCGGAGGCGGCGGTGGTGGCGGAGATAAACCATCAGGTGGATGGATCCTTTTTGCTTTACTTGGCGTCCTAGGctttttaaaagataaagaaattcaGTGGCGTAATCGCAAAGATGAAGGATGA
- the LOC133864637 gene encoding protein YELLOW LEAF 1, choloroplastic-like isoform X1 produces MSIMMARNLATLPLLAPVKTNGQSMERSKLTRSNLGGACMRFQPSDYSRARLQIAKSGIRLSKPFSHIDRRRPSTCSTQMQSTSVICQAASNARNAAATAGQTQTVTRKAPTITRIPGKEKSPKLYDGGSGFPPYHDGGSGGGGGGGGDKPSGGWILFALLGVLGFLKDKEIQWRNRKDEG; encoded by the exons ATGTCGATCATGATGGCTAGGAACCTTGCCACATTACCTCTATTAGCACCAG TTAAAACAAATGGTCAGTCCATGGAGCGAAGTAAGCTAACAAGATCTAATCTAGGTGGGGCCTGCATGCGGTTTCAACCTTCAGATTATAGCAGGGCACGTCTTCAAATTGCTAAATCTGGAATCAGGCTTTCCAAGCCATTCTCACATATTGATAGAAGAAGGCCCAGCACGTGTTCCACTCAAATGCAGTCTACTTCTGTTATTTGTCAAGCTGCTTCG AATGCAAGAAACGCTGCTGCTACTGCAGGCCAAACCCAAACTGTTACACGGAAGGCTCCAACAATTACTAGGATTCCTG gCAAGGAGAAGTCACCAAAACTCTATGATGGTGGATCTGGTTTCCCACCCTATCATGACGGTGGTAGTGGCGGAGGCGGCGGTGGTGGCGGAGATAAACCATCAGGTGGATGGATCCTTTTTGCTTTACTTGGCGTCCTAGGctttttaaaagataaagaaattcaGTGGCGTAATCGCAAAGATGAAGGATGA